From the genome of Thermogutta terrifontis, one region includes:
- a CDS encoding flagellar hook-length control protein FliK, with product MQISNVFQEVSGNALDVATIEDVEAGNGQGDTPLLSEVDESPGTTQAKPIIVGSNQKWIHTLSTKLEQRDPGAGPQGGEPESTSSVSIHHKSLENNTIPKEVNTERVATISTKKKLHSTAELSQRQDSVQTRSVTEEADSVEGRKLLVASPFEAKSIDQEKTHKIVQKESEAKDVVEKLRALGREADAPPSVRSRPASSSMSGRISSTSGEEAPHLSQQDKVELVQRVFHAVRLARLRDGELRLRLHPPELGALRVELRVEGGALMARLEAESPAARDLLMDNLPDLRQRLAEHRLKIERFDVTLMSQSNSGGGSQQHTASFHAPRPSGMRWNDQGSVITEEQDHPVLGTRSISSLFDVIA from the coding sequence ATGCAAATCTCGAATGTGTTCCAGGAGGTAAGTGGTAACGCGCTCGACGTCGCAACAATCGAGGACGTGGAGGCGGGCAACGGGCAAGGGGACACGCCCTTATTGTCCGAGGTTGACGAGTCGCCAGGGACAACTCAGGCAAAGCCGATAATCGTTGGCAGCAACCAAAAATGGATCCACACGCTATCCACGAAACTGGAACAGAGAGACCCAGGAGCAGGTCCTCAGGGAGGAGAGCCGGAATCGACATCGAGTGTAAGTATCCATCACAAGTCTCTAGAAAATAACACAATACCAAAAGAGGTCAATACAGAGCGGGTAGCGACGATTAGCACGAAAAAGAAACTCCATTCAACTGCCGAGTTAAGTCAGAGACAAGATTCCGTGCAGACAAGGTCGGTCACCGAGGAAGCAGATTCGGTCGAAGGGAGAAAATTGCTGGTTGCCTCCCCATTTGAAGCAAAATCCATAGACCAGGAAAAAACGCACAAGATAGTCCAGAAAGAAAGTGAAGCAAAAGACGTGGTGGAAAAGCTAAGGGCGTTGGGGCGCGAAGCTGATGCACCACCAAGCGTGAGAAGCCGCCCTGCGTCATCGTCCATGTCCGGACGAATTTCATCAACTTCGGGGGAAGAGGCTCCCCACCTCTCCCAGCAGGACAAAGTAGAACTGGTTCAGCGAGTTTTTCATGCCGTGCGACTTGCCCGGCTTCGGGACGGCGAATTGCGGCTGCGGCTCCATCCACCGGAACTGGGAGCGCTTCGAGTGGAGCTCCGCGTGGAGGGCGGTGCACTCATGGCGCGACTGGAAGCGGAATCGCCTGCAGCCCGGGATTTGTTGATGGACAATTTGCCCGATCTGCGCCAGAGGTTGGCAGAGCACCGTCTGAAAATTGAACGCTTCGACGTGACACTGATGTCGCAATCGAACTCCGGAGGAGGGAGCCAGCAGCACACAGCGTCTTTCCACGCCCCGCGACCCTCTGGAATGCGGTGGAACGACCAGGGAAGTGTCATCACAGAAGAGCAGGATCATCCTGTGCTGGGTACACGATCCATCAGTAGTCTTTTTGATGTCATTGCATGA
- a CDS encoding FliI/YscN family ATPase, with product MKNIVAYLDRILPAEIQGTVVQSVGVSITAQGFPVPVGSLAEIEVDHGRKVMAEVIGFKNDATILFPLGQKEGIRRGAVVRLCRTVRWLPVGEELLGRVVDAQGHPIDGKPKPLLRDRVLYEQAPPHPCERPRINEVLSTGVRAIDGLLTCGKGQRLGIFSAAGVGKSVLLGMMARYTAADVIVVGLVGERGREVNDFIERDLGVEGLKKSIVVVATSAEPAILRVQAAYTASAIAEYFRDQGKDVLLLIDSLTRFALAQREIGLAAGEPPTTRGYPPSVFALLPRLVERAGRSARGTITAFYTVLVEGDDLDEPVADTVRGLLDGHIVLSRRLAGRGHFPAIDILQSLSRLMPDIVDPAHNRAAMRIRELLGLYRDHEDVITLGVYRRGSHPGVDRAIQFRDNIDAFLRQDVNQRATYEEARGALLSLAEQIENWKPDQQTAGTQRRDMERPAVGTTPRRS from the coding sequence ATGAAGAACATAGTCGCCTACTTAGACAGGATACTGCCCGCGGAAATACAGGGAACGGTGGTGCAAAGCGTAGGGGTCAGCATCACCGCGCAGGGGTTCCCGGTGCCCGTCGGATCGCTTGCAGAAATCGAGGTGGACCATGGCCGAAAGGTGATGGCAGAGGTCATCGGATTCAAGAACGATGCCACAATTTTATTTCCGCTGGGGCAAAAGGAGGGAATCCGGCGGGGAGCGGTGGTTCGCCTGTGCCGGACGGTGAGATGGTTACCGGTTGGTGAGGAATTACTCGGGCGAGTAGTCGATGCTCAGGGACACCCGATCGACGGCAAACCGAAGCCTCTTTTGAGGGATCGTGTCCTTTACGAGCAGGCACCTCCGCACCCATGCGAACGGCCCAGGATCAACGAAGTCCTCAGCACAGGCGTGAGAGCCATCGACGGGCTGTTGACGTGTGGAAAGGGGCAGCGTCTTGGGATTTTCTCGGCAGCAGGGGTGGGGAAAAGTGTGCTGCTCGGCATGATGGCTCGGTATACGGCGGCCGACGTGATTGTCGTCGGGCTTGTGGGCGAACGGGGGAGAGAAGTTAACGATTTTATTGAGCGCGATCTGGGTGTAGAAGGACTAAAAAAGAGTATCGTAGTCGTAGCAACCAGTGCTGAACCCGCTATTTTGAGAGTCCAGGCCGCGTACACGGCCTCAGCGATCGCCGAATATTTTCGCGACCAGGGTAAAGATGTCCTTCTTCTTATAGACTCACTGACACGTTTTGCTCTGGCCCAGCGCGAAATTGGACTGGCCGCCGGGGAACCTCCTACCACCCGTGGCTATCCCCCCAGCGTTTTTGCATTGTTGCCGAGACTCGTGGAGCGAGCAGGCCGAAGTGCTCGTGGGACGATCACGGCATTTTATACGGTTCTTGTAGAGGGCGATGATCTTGATGAACCCGTTGCCGATACTGTCCGCGGTTTACTGGATGGACATATTGTGCTTTCTCGGCGGCTTGCCGGTCGCGGGCATTTTCCGGCGATTGATATTCTCCAGAGCCTTAGTCGGCTCATGCCGGATATCGTGGATCCGGCTCACAATCGCGCGGCCATGCGCATACGGGAACTTTTGGGACTTTATCGCGACCATGAAGACGTGATCACCCTGGGCGTTTATCGGCGGGGCAGTCATCCGGGCGTGGACAGGGCCATTCAATTTCGCGATAACATCGACGCTTTCCTACGGCAGGATGTCAATCAGCGGGCGACTTATGAGGAAGCCCGGGGAGCGCTGCTGAGTTTGGCGGAACAGATTGAAAATTGGAAACCCGACCAGCAGACAGCCGGGACCCAGCGTCGGGACATGGAACGACCAGCCGTGGGAACCACACCACGACGTTCGTGA
- a CDS encoding FliG C-terminal domain-containing protein, producing the protein MINAKGIRKAAIFIDCLEPEAADRLLERLPPEYAQQVRNTWMALGRISAEERDQVIREFLNQADDSHLSIQKLTEHKPQEIEKPVLANVGSENSRADTPFRILQDAEADKLASVLAGERAPTIALVLAHLAPAQAGAVLVRFPRERQVEIIRCLLELEETDPDILREIDKALQEKLTQISNISRRRVAGLTTITGMVEHCGEGIADQVLQTLYTVAPEVAEQLAPLPPVDFNQFIRFDDVSLGIIFEQVSPEVAVLALWGAPLGLLERVLKEISPWKARVLQSQLAELGPVRLRDVEEARKRLGELARRLAIAGKIRLPEEIVQWKRESGTSRTGDAVADSSGHFVRVVG; encoded by the coding sequence ATGATTAACGCAAAAGGTATTCGTAAGGCCGCGATTTTCATTGACTGCCTGGAACCAGAGGCCGCCGACCGCCTCTTGGAACGCTTGCCTCCAGAATATGCCCAGCAGGTGCGTAATACCTGGATGGCGCTGGGAAGAATATCTGCGGAAGAAAGAGACCAGGTTATTCGAGAGTTTCTCAATCAGGCGGATGATTCACACTTGTCAATACAAAAATTAACGGAGCATAAGCCCCAAGAAATCGAAAAACCAGTTCTGGCCAATGTTGGCTCGGAGAACAGCCGGGCAGATACACCGTTTCGAATACTGCAAGATGCCGAAGCCGACAAATTGGCCAGTGTACTTGCCGGGGAGCGTGCTCCCACGATAGCCCTGGTCCTTGCTCATCTTGCGCCGGCGCAGGCCGGAGCCGTCCTTGTGCGGTTTCCGCGGGAAAGACAGGTGGAGATCATTCGCTGCCTCCTGGAGTTGGAAGAGACTGATCCGGATATTTTGCGAGAGATAGATAAGGCGCTTCAGGAAAAGCTGACGCAGATTAGTAATATATCGCGTCGCCGTGTTGCTGGATTAACGACCATCACCGGGATGGTTGAACACTGTGGAGAGGGAATTGCCGATCAGGTACTTCAGACGCTGTACACGGTAGCCCCGGAAGTGGCCGAACAACTCGCACCGCTACCGCCTGTCGATTTTAATCAGTTTATTCGTTTTGATGATGTATCTCTGGGAATAATATTTGAACAGGTATCTCCGGAGGTGGCGGTGCTGGCACTTTGGGGTGCGCCCCTTGGCTTACTGGAACGCGTTCTTAAGGAGATTTCTCCGTGGAAAGCAAGGGTGCTTCAATCGCAACTGGCCGAGTTAGGACCGGTGCGACTTCGCGATGTGGAGGAGGCTCGGAAGAGACTGGGGGAATTGGCCCGGAGACTCGCGATTGCTGGCAAAATCCGGCTGCCTGAAGAAATTGTGCAGTGGAAAAGAGAGTCCGGAACGTCACGCACAGGCGACGCTGTAGCCGACAGTTCGGGCCACTTTGTAAGAGTGGTCGGGTGA
- a CDS encoding FliH/SctL family protein produces MSARGSTVIKIENAKLAARATPFNFEDMAERAKRYLEEVRRQATQIVMEAKREAESIKIKAEEEGKKKGFQNTEQIIRQELQRNLASLMPALKAAVTQISEARHELLREWEHNLLALAAAIAGRMARQTIEKTPQVMLPLVKEAVQLAAASPTLRIRLNPNDWEALKPEIESLVRELVPVAHAEITADASITRGGCRVETQFGVIDEQLEIQAKRIIEELAGNK; encoded by the coding sequence ATGAGCGCACGTGGTTCGACGGTGATTAAAATCGAGAATGCCAAGTTGGCCGCTCGGGCGACCCCGTTTAACTTTGAGGATATGGCCGAGCGTGCCAAACGTTACTTGGAGGAGGTACGTCGGCAGGCGACTCAGATTGTGATGGAGGCCAAGCGGGAGGCGGAGAGCATCAAAATAAAAGCCGAAGAAGAGGGAAAGAAAAAGGGGTTCCAGAATACAGAGCAGATTATTCGCCAGGAGTTGCAAAGAAATCTGGCCAGCCTGATGCCCGCACTGAAGGCGGCGGTGACTCAGATCAGCGAGGCACGCCACGAGTTGCTGCGTGAATGGGAACATAATCTGCTTGCCCTGGCGGCGGCGATTGCAGGACGAATGGCTCGTCAGACGATAGAGAAGACACCGCAGGTGATGCTGCCTCTGGTGAAAGAGGCCGTTCAGCTTGCAGCGGCATCGCCAACCTTGCGAATCCGATTGAATCCCAATGATTGGGAGGCATTAAAGCCGGAAATAGAGAGCCTTGTGCGGGAGCTGGTCCCCGTCGCGCACGCGGAGATAACGGCGGATGCCTCGATAACGCGGGGCGGATGCCGGGTTGAGACACAGTTTGGCGTGATTGATGAGCAGCTAGAAATTCAGGCAAAACGAATTATTGAGGAGCTGGCAGGTAACAAATGA
- a CDS encoding flagellar hook assembly protein FlgD produces MITTPTTIKGQVGPQNPNGKDAFKNLDLSAFLAMMIAELQNQDPMNPMDNAQLLQQVSQIREIESNMRLVNTLESLAKAQNITGGALLIGKQIKGLDAQGNSVSGKVDKVAMEGQDLFLYIGDSKIPIKNITEVSQEGNTTDIH; encoded by the coding sequence ATGATAACAACACCGACTACGATTAAAGGTCAGGTGGGACCGCAGAACCCAAATGGGAAAGATGCGTTCAAAAATCTTGATCTAAGCGCGTTTCTGGCAATGATGATTGCTGAGCTTCAGAATCAGGACCCCATGAATCCCATGGATAATGCTCAGCTTTTGCAGCAGGTCAGTCAAATTCGGGAAATTGAATCCAACATGCGGCTGGTGAACACGCTGGAATCACTGGCAAAAGCCCAGAATATCACGGGGGGTGCGCTCCTGATAGGAAAGCAGATCAAAGGTCTGGACGCACAGGGAAACTCTGTATCGGGCAAAGTGGATAAGGTAGCCATGGAGGGGCAGGATCTGTTTCTCTATATTGGTGACAGTAAAATTCCCATAAAAAACATAACCGAAGTAAGTCAAGAAGGAAATACTACAGATATACACTGA
- the fliJ gene encoding flagellar export protein FliJ — MAQFRFGLDSVLKLREQERDNRRLELLQAISAEEILLERAKLLDMQQMQLQEDLRAATCRGVLDVDQVLGYRRYELILAAQREELNRQLEAVREEIEKRRAALLEANRALRVLELLRDKQRERFLKGTMKKELKQIDELASRQSSVEGDAWAEC, encoded by the coding sequence ATGGCCCAGTTTCGATTTGGTCTTGATAGTGTACTGAAACTTCGCGAGCAAGAGCGTGATAATCGACGCTTAGAATTGCTTCAGGCAATTTCGGCGGAGGAGATTCTCCTTGAACGCGCAAAGTTACTTGATATGCAGCAGATGCAACTTCAGGAGGATTTGCGCGCTGCGACGTGCCGGGGTGTTCTGGATGTCGATCAGGTCCTGGGATATCGTCGCTATGAATTGATCCTCGCAGCACAGCGGGAGGAACTCAATCGCCAGTTAGAAGCGGTACGAGAGGAAATTGAAAAACGACGTGCGGCGCTGCTGGAGGCAAATCGCGCACTGCGCGTGCTGGAACTGCTTCGGGACAAGCAACGTGAACGGTTTCTCAAAGGCACAATGAAAAAGGAGTTAAAGCAAATAGACGAGCTGGCCAGCCGACAGTCATCTGTCGAGGGTGATGCATGGGCAGAGTGTTAG
- a CDS encoding flagellar hook-basal body complex protein, with translation MGLASALTTALTGLTAAETTIDVVGNNLANANTVGFKASSASFATQFLQTLALGAMPTADSGGTNPRQIGLGTMVADITPNFNQGTIEVSSNPTDIAIQGDGFFIVEGPQNERLYTRNGIFKLNSQNQLITITGNRVLGYGIDENFQVQETDLQPITIPIGSEAVAKATENVYLEGTLSPTGDIATTASRIQTPILGDGRYSRPEDRLTPGYSPEPNVSSVIPNSQSVGGGLVAGTTYEYRIVFAHGQYIPGPPQQPPAMSEGMYSSIISATVGAGNDALELTNLPTDPTGKYDYIRIYRRTAGDTDFKYVDEIPMGTTTYLDTKADAALGPAMNTTLLSGNFTYYVAFEKDGRISRPGPISDPINVLNGRVVLSNLPTGNPAEWNNRYIYRYSPTDTQYHLVAIVNGVTDPNVVLTDSMSDAELLTKPVLDMDGPKIIPSTKLVDVLRRDGSTYEHVFQEGVLEFSGIKGGRTLDKKQLTITNSTTVQDLIDFMVQAMGIQVPTDDPSNPIPKSPPPDPPAEPQTSPGGLVSTDGRIILTGNNGKDNAIDIGMSGMLLRFPDGVTTTVSLPWTTIQQAVGESAVTDFLVYDSLGIPIRVRLTAVLEARDSTKTVYRWFADSPDNDPVSGADISVGTGLIYFDGEGNFISATNNKISIERRHVSARSPLEFTLDFSKISGLAAKNSTLMVSRQDGSAPGVLTSFIIGEDGLIRGVFSNGVTRDLGQIRLARFANPAGLVQRGQNLYAEGVNSGLPVLGNPGEQGIGTLVAGAVELSNTDIGASLIDLILASSMYRGNTRVISTVQQMLDELLSLRR, from the coding sequence ATGGGTCTGGCGTCCGCTTTGACAACAGCATTAACCGGCCTCACGGCAGCCGAAACAACGATCGATGTGGTCGGCAACAACTTGGCCAATGCCAACACGGTCGGCTTCAAGGCCTCCTCTGCATCGTTCGCGACACAATTCCTTCAGACCCTCGCACTGGGTGCGATGCCAACGGCGGACTCCGGCGGCACGAATCCGCGGCAGATCGGCCTGGGGACAATGGTGGCCGATATTACCCCAAACTTCAATCAGGGAACCATCGAAGTCAGCTCCAATCCGACTGACATCGCAATCCAGGGAGATGGGTTTTTTATCGTAGAAGGTCCGCAAAACGAGCGGCTCTATACACGCAACGGTATATTCAAGCTTAACTCGCAGAATCAACTGATCACGATTACGGGCAATCGTGTTCTGGGATACGGAATCGATGAGAATTTCCAGGTTCAGGAAACCGATCTCCAACCGATCACAATTCCGATCGGTTCGGAGGCTGTGGCGAAAGCGACGGAGAATGTCTATTTGGAGGGAACGCTTTCGCCCACTGGGGATATTGCCACCACTGCATCGCGGATCCAAACGCCGATTCTGGGGGACGGAAGATACAGCCGACCGGAAGACCGCCTGACACCCGGTTATTCACCGGAACCGAATGTCAGCAGTGTGATTCCCAACAGTCAGAGTGTAGGAGGAGGACTGGTCGCTGGAACAACGTATGAATATCGCATTGTTTTTGCCCACGGCCAGTATATTCCGGGACCACCGCAGCAGCCGCCCGCCATGAGCGAGGGAATGTATTCGAGTATCATCTCAGCCACGGTAGGAGCGGGTAATGACGCGCTCGAGCTGACCAATCTGCCAACTGATCCGACGGGGAAATACGACTATATCCGGATCTACCGACGAACAGCCGGTGATACTGATTTTAAATACGTGGATGAGATTCCCATGGGGACCACCACGTATCTGGACACAAAGGCCGACGCAGCCCTCGGCCCGGCCATGAACACAACCCTTCTAAGTGGAAACTTTACTTACTATGTGGCCTTTGAAAAAGACGGACGAATCAGCCGACCAGGACCGATCAGTGACCCAATAAATGTTCTTAATGGCCGTGTCGTATTAAGTAACCTACCGACGGGCAATCCTGCCGAGTGGAACAATCGATATATCTATCGCTATTCACCAACAGATACTCAGTATCATCTTGTGGCGATTGTCAACGGTGTCACCGATCCGAACGTGGTGTTGACAGACTCCATGTCGGATGCGGAGCTGCTCACAAAGCCTGTTCTCGACATGGACGGGCCGAAGATTATACCCTCCACGAAGTTGGTGGACGTCCTGCGACGGGACGGCTCAACCTACGAACATGTATTTCAGGAGGGGGTTCTCGAATTTTCGGGCATTAAAGGTGGCCGGACCCTTGATAAAAAACAGTTGACGATTACCAACTCCACAACCGTGCAGGACCTCATTGATTTCATGGTCCAGGCGATGGGCATCCAGGTGCCCACCGATGACCCATCGAATCCCATTCCCAAGTCGCCTCCGCCGGATCCGCCGGCCGAGCCACAAACGAGCCCGGGCGGGCTGGTCAGCACGGATGGACGGATCATTCTTACCGGAAACAATGGAAAAGACAATGCCATTGATATCGGCATGTCGGGAATGCTGTTACGGTTTCCCGATGGTGTCACGACGACGGTCAGTCTTCCCTGGACAACCATCCAGCAGGCGGTGGGAGAAAGTGCGGTGACCGACTTTCTCGTCTATGATTCGCTGGGAATTCCCATTCGGGTTCGATTGACCGCGGTATTAGAGGCCCGGGATAGTACCAAAACCGTCTATCGCTGGTTTGCCGATTCTCCGGATAATGACCCGGTATCGGGTGCCGATATTTCCGTGGGAACCGGATTAATCTATTTTGACGGTGAGGGCAATTTTATTTCCGCAACCAACAATAAGATTTCTATCGAGCGGCGGCATGTGTCGGCACGCTCACCGCTGGAGTTTACGCTGGATTTCAGCAAAATCTCCGGTTTGGCTGCGAAAAACAGCACGTTGATGGTATCCCGCCAGGATGGGTCGGCGCCCGGCGTGCTGACGAGCTTCATCATCGGCGAGGACGGGCTGATCCGGGGTGTTTTCTCCAACGGTGTGACGCGAGATCTCGGTCAGATTCGCCTGGCACGGTTTGCAAACCCGGCTGGACTGGTTCAACGGGGTCAAAACCTGTATGCGGAAGGGGTGAATTCGGGGCTTCCCGTGCTGGGCAACCCCGGCGAGCAGGGCATCGGAACGCTGGTGGCGGGGGCTGTGGAGCTTTCCAACACGGACATCGGCGCAAGCCTGATCGACCTCATACTGGCCTCCAGCATGTATCGGGGAAACACCCGGGTGATCAGTACAGTTCAGCAAATGCTGGACGAGTTACTGTCGCTGCGACGTTGA